From Saprospiraceae bacterium, one genomic window encodes:
- a CDS encoding DUF1361 domain-containing protein, whose product MSWLKNYGTTGLLVITLLNLIILMIRNFILDDNTYNFIIFNLFLGVIPFVIAYFSTRILKGGKIIWILLASGLWLLFYPNSPYMITDLIHVEPESKAVIYDTLIIFSYAILSLFFGFFSIKLIHSLWLTVFSPRMAGWMVILSILLSSFGIYLGRILRLNSWDLFTHPGKVVIDIFDHLWPVTDNPQTYYIILLYTFIQSFILILTVDLDR is encoded by the coding sequence ATGAGCTGGTTAAAAAATTATGGTACCACCGGACTTTTGGTGATTACACTTTTGAACCTGATCATTTTGATGATTCGGAACTTCATTTTAGATGACAATACCTACAATTTTATCATTTTCAATTTATTCTTAGGAGTGATTCCTTTTGTCATCGCTTACTTTTCGACCAGGATATTGAAAGGCGGTAAAATTATTTGGATACTATTGGCAAGTGGCTTATGGTTATTGTTCTATCCCAATTCCCCGTACATGATTACTGATTTGATTCATGTTGAGCCTGAAAGCAAAGCGGTTATTTATGATACCCTGATTATTTTTTCGTATGCCATTCTTTCCTTGTTTTTTGGATTTTTTTCCATTAAGTTGATTCACAGTTTATGGCTGACCGTTTTCAGTCCACGCATGGCGGGCTGGATGGTTATCTTATCGATATTGCTGAGCAGCTTTGGAATTTATCTAGGGAGAATTTTAAGGTTAAATTCATGGGATTTATTTACCCATCCCGGAAAAGTAGTCATTGATATTTTTGACCATCTTTGGCCTGTTACGGACAATCCACAGACCTACTATATCATATTGCTCTACACATTTATACAGTCTTTTATTTTGATATTGACGGTCGATCTCGATCGATGA
- a CDS encoding small-conductance mechanosensitive channel, which translates to MKRYFLLLAAFALTLTLPFVGSYLKFGGPPPGYGDFPAQLVDEPPGFNETFFIFGCGVALFILIFLLFPSLFGFKKSEPAPSRDQAGFPAWYTPGLILMLVSWFFMWGRFDLVEPIDHYTFVPLWWGFILFLDGWVYKRNGGKSLISERINTMKLLAVVSSFSWFVFEYLNFFVLENWYYPNANIFTNFGNISWQLLSYTTVLPVIFEFYFLLRTFPKLDKKYSTGPRIKIPIGLQYVLLAVGCGSMLAMGYYPYPLFWLLWVSLVPILIPAMHIGKYWTPFVDISNKGDWSKIILIALATLLTGFFWEFWNFGSEWFHDYAPTNPNYWKYSVPYLDKIHIFSEMPILGYFGYLLFGIVCWVLWLTVAYLFDFDPTVDIDSSTSYPLS; encoded by the coding sequence ATGAAACGTTACTTTCTCCTTTTGGCAGCTTTTGCCTTGACGCTGACATTGCCCTTTGTGGGAAGCTATTTAAAATTTGGCGGCCCTCCTCCGGGTTATGGTGATTTTCCGGCTCAGTTGGTGGATGAACCACCCGGATTTAATGAGACATTTTTTATTTTCGGATGTGGGGTAGCTCTGTTCATTTTGATTTTTCTACTTTTTCCCAGCTTGTTTGGATTTAAAAAATCGGAGCCTGCTCCGTCCAGAGATCAAGCAGGATTTCCGGCGTGGTACACACCGGGTCTCATTCTGATGTTGGTCAGTTGGTTTTTTATGTGGGGCCGGTTTGATCTGGTAGAGCCCATAGATCACTACACCTTCGTTCCGCTGTGGTGGGGTTTCATCTTGTTTCTGGATGGATGGGTTTACAAGAGAAATGGAGGAAAATCATTGATATCCGAGAGAATCAACACCATGAAGTTGTTGGCTGTGGTTTCCAGTTTCAGTTGGTTTGTTTTTGAGTATCTCAATTTTTTTGTTTTGGAAAACTGGTATTATCCAAACGCCAATATATTTACCAATTTTGGAAACATTTCATGGCAACTCTTGTCGTACACCACAGTCCTGCCTGTTATTTTTGAATTCTATTTTCTGCTCAGGACATTTCCAAAGCTGGACAAAAAATATTCCACCGGACCCCGCATCAAAATTCCCATTGGATTGCAATACGTTTTATTGGCAGTGGGTTGTGGCTCGATGTTGGCGATGGGATATTATCCTTATCCTTTGTTTTGGCTGTTGTGGGTGTCCCTGGTGCCCATACTGATACCTGCCATGCATATTGGAAAATACTGGACACCATTTGTTGATATCAGCAACAAGGGTGATTGGTCAAAAATTATTCTGATTGCATTGGCGACGCTGCTCACCGGATTTTTTTGGGAATTTTGGAATTTTGGAAGCGAATGGTTTCACGATTATGCTCCTACCAATCCTAACTATTGGAAATATTCCGTGCCCTATCTGGACAAAATTCACATCTTTTCAGAAATGCCGATTTTGGGTTATTTTGGTTATTTGCTGTTTGGAATAGTATGCTGGGTATTGTGGTTAACCGTCGCGTATCTCTTTGACTTTGATCCGACGGTTGACATTGATTCCTCCACTTCATATCCATTGTCATGA
- a CDS encoding nuclear transport factor 2 family protein — MKSWIFFFVFSSCSGVRILEAQHSIDQYSFQLNEALIQKDQKSLQKLLDKDLSYGHSNGWVETKEELLKNNREELLIYRKILVDSSSLWVQRKGKIAFIRYEVLVDVEWQGKPIGLKMHVAQVWRKKYGGWKLLFRQSTKLTS, encoded by the coding sequence ATGAAATCCTGGATCTTTTTTTTTGTTTTTTCAAGCTGCTCAGGAGTCCGTATTCTAGAAGCCCAGCATTCCATTGATCAATACAGTTTCCAATTAAATGAGGCATTGATTCAAAAGGATCAAAAAAGTCTTCAGAAATTATTGGACAAAGACCTTAGCTATGGCCATTCCAATGGATGGGTGGAAACGAAAGAAGAATTGCTCAAAAACAACCGCGAAGAGTTATTAATCTATCGGAAGATCCTTGTGGACAGTTCGTCTCTATGGGTTCAACGGAAAGGAAAAATTGCATTCATCCGGTATGAGGTTCTCGTGGACGTTGAGTGGCAGGGAAAACCGATTGGATTAAAAATGCACGTCGCTCAGGTATGGAGAAAAAAATACGGAGGCTGGAAATTGCTCTTCAGACAGAGCACAAAACTCACCAGTTGA
- the dnaE gene encoding DNA polymerase III subunit alpha — MPEFCHLHCHTQFSLLDGATDVANMMVKAKQDGMKAVALTDHGNMFGCFSFVKEAKKQKLKPILGCEFYMVPDRHKHSFVKSSGEKDERYHQLLLAKSQEGYINLSKLCSLGFIEGMYGKFPRIDKELIQLHHKGIIATSCCIGAEIPQAIVHGRMDEAERLLKWWLDLLGEDFYIEIQRQKGNENIDGLGISQEFVNQKLLWLADKYKVKVIATNDVHYLQEDDALPHDILLCINTNSFVDEPERFKFSSSEYFFKTQSQMLDRFSDLPVALDQTLEIVDKCFSPNLERDILLPAFPIPSEFENQYAYLRHLVMEGARDRYGLLDDKTRQRLDYELEIIRNMGFEGYFLIVQDFCQAARKLGVGVGPGRGSAAGSAVAYCLTITDIDPIKYNLLFERFLNPERISMPDIDIDFDDRGRDKVLNYVVEKYGRNQVAQIVTFGTLAAKSSIRDVARVKRLDLGSADRLAKMVPTRPGVHLRDLLNLDQTISDEFTPDDKARVQELRKIYQGENLEAQVLKTALQLEGSVKSTGVHASAVIIAPDDITNYIPVSTAKDTDLWVTQVEGSVIEATGLLKMDFLGLATLSIIDNTILNIKKRFGKDFQLDIKNIPLDDPKTLELFQEGATIGIFQFESDGMRGHLRNLKPGNIEDIIAMNALFRPGPMANIDEFISRKWGRIPVQYPHENLSDLLAPTYGIMVYQEQIMLVAQIMADYSLGEADMLRRAMGKKKKEEMDKHRSIFTERAIAKGIETDLANQIFDTMAKFAEYGFNRSHAAAYSILAFQTAYLKAHYPAEFMAAVLTANKGTIDNLKFYLQECGRMKTKVLGPDINESDMDFTVNNSNEIRFGLSALKGVGEGPVEEILKERDANGPFLDFTDVLKRLGNSINKKILESCVMGGAFDSFKEIHRAQYFAPFDKFGSYIEYMVRWGAQYQNSLKNTAGSLFGEAEYEEIKAPMPPDAEVWNTLEKLEKEMSVAGIYLSGHPLDDYEYELKYAANATMETLAQLQASGAPERKVRLAGFVSNVSHKINKSGEGFGNFVLQDHFGSQTVFLFKENYRNFKNLLEPGLCVFVEGSFGKDNWRQNESEYQLRVEKISLLSSALEQVAKKINILINIKSINHSFLKNFSELIKNHRDKMVPRIIFLDTEQEIKLNYLGPKIKVQISSDFLKGLDDMGISYVINP, encoded by the coding sequence ATGCCTGAATTCTGTCACCTGCACTGTCACACTCAATTTTCATTATTGGATGGTGCAACGGATGTGGCAAACATGATGGTAAAGGCAAAGCAGGATGGAATGAAGGCGGTGGCCTTGACGGATCACGGCAATATGTTTGGTTGTTTTTCCTTTGTGAAGGAAGCCAAAAAACAAAAATTAAAACCCATTCTCGGATGTGAATTTTACATGGTGCCCGATCGCCACAAACATTCATTCGTCAAATCATCCGGTGAAAAAGATGAGCGGTACCATCAACTTCTGCTTGCCAAAAGTCAGGAAGGATATATCAATCTTTCCAAACTCTGTTCTTTGGGATTTATTGAAGGCATGTATGGAAAATTCCCAAGGATAGATAAAGAGTTGATTCAACTGCACCACAAGGGCATTATTGCAACCAGCTGCTGTATTGGAGCCGAAATTCCGCAAGCCATTGTGCATGGAAGAATGGATGAGGCAGAAAGATTGTTAAAATGGTGGTTGGATCTATTGGGGGAGGATTTTTACATCGAAATTCAAAGACAAAAAGGAAACGAGAACATAGATGGACTGGGGATTAGTCAGGAGTTTGTCAATCAAAAATTGCTTTGGTTGGCCGACAAATACAAGGTCAAAGTAATTGCCACCAATGATGTTCATTACCTGCAGGAGGATGATGCCTTGCCCCATGACATCCTGCTTTGCATCAATACGAACAGTTTTGTTGATGAGCCCGAGAGGTTCAAATTTTCAAGCTCAGAGTATTTTTTTAAAACCCAATCTCAGATGCTGGACCGCTTTTCTGATCTACCAGTGGCCTTGGATCAGACCCTTGAGATTGTGGACAAATGTTTCTCTCCCAATCTGGAAAGGGATATTTTGTTGCCTGCATTCCCCATTCCGTCAGAGTTTGAAAATCAATATGCTTATTTGCGGCATTTGGTCATGGAAGGGGCCCGCGACCGATATGGTCTGTTGGATGACAAGACGAGACAAAGATTGGACTATGAGTTGGAGATCATCCGCAATATGGGTTTTGAGGGATATTTCCTCATCGTGCAGGATTTTTGTCAGGCTGCACGCAAGTTGGGCGTCGGGGTTGGTCCGGGCAGAGGTTCAGCCGCAGGTTCAGCAGTCGCGTATTGTCTTACTATAACAGACATTGATCCCATCAAATACAATTTACTTTTTGAAAGATTTTTGAATCCGGAAAGAATTTCAATGCCTGATATCGACATTGATTTTGATGACAGAGGAAGAGACAAAGTGCTGAACTATGTCGTAGAAAAATATGGAAGAAACCAGGTGGCTCAAATCGTAACCTTTGGCACCCTCGCCGCCAAATCATCCATACGGGATGTGGCCAGGGTCAAGCGTCTTGATTTGGGTTCTGCAGATCGCTTGGCTAAAATGGTGCCCACAAGACCCGGTGTGCACCTGCGTGATTTACTCAATTTGGATCAGACTATTTCAGATGAGTTTACCCCGGACGATAAAGCCAGGGTGCAGGAGTTGAGGAAAATATATCAGGGTGAAAATCTGGAAGCACAGGTACTGAAGACAGCGCTCCAATTGGAGGGTTCTGTAAAAAGTACCGGCGTTCATGCTTCCGCAGTGATTATTGCGCCGGATGATATCACCAATTACATTCCGGTATCCACGGCCAAAGATACCGACCTGTGGGTGACGCAGGTGGAGGGAAGTGTCATTGAAGCCACTGGTCTTCTGAAGATGGACTTTTTGGGATTGGCTACATTGAGTATCATTGACAACACCATTCTCAATATCAAGAAAAGATTCGGGAAGGATTTTCAACTTGACATCAAGAACATTCCATTGGATGATCCCAAAACATTAGAATTGTTTCAGGAAGGCGCAACCATCGGTATATTTCAATTTGAATCGGACGGAATGCGCGGCCACCTGAGAAATCTCAAACCAGGTAACATTGAGGATATTATTGCAATGAATGCCTTGTTCAGGCCCGGTCCCATGGCCAATATTGACGAATTTATTTCAAGGAAGTGGGGCCGAATTCCCGTCCAATATCCGCACGAAAATCTCAGCGATTTACTGGCTCCAACCTATGGCATTATGGTGTATCAAGAGCAAATCATGTTGGTCGCACAAATTATGGCTGACTATTCTCTTGGTGAAGCAGATATGCTTCGCAGAGCCATGGGCAAGAAGAAAAAAGAAGAAATGGATAAACACAGATCCATTTTTACCGAACGCGCGATTGCCAAAGGCATTGAGACAGATTTGGCCAACCAGATTTTTGATACAATGGCTAAGTTTGCAGAATACGGATTTAACCGTTCTCATGCTGCTGCTTATTCCATTTTGGCTTTTCAAACAGCCTACTTAAAAGCACATTATCCTGCAGAATTTATGGCAGCCGTATTGACTGCCAACAAAGGAACCATCGATAATCTAAAATTTTATTTGCAGGAATGTGGAAGAATGAAAACAAAAGTGCTCGGTCCCGATATCAATGAAAGCGACATGGATTTTACCGTCAACAATTCCAATGAAATAAGATTTGGACTGTCTGCCTTGAAAGGGGTAGGAGAGGGGCCGGTGGAAGAAATCTTAAAAGAACGGGATGCCAATGGGCCCTTTCTTGATTTTACCGATGTTTTGAAACGATTGGGCAATAGCATCAATAAAAAAATATTGGAAAGTTGTGTGATGGGTGGAGCCTTTGATAGTTTTAAGGAGATTCACAGGGCGCAGTATTTTGCACCCTTTGACAAGTTTGGTTCCTACATCGAATACATGGTCCGGTGGGGTGCTCAATATCAGAATTCCTTAAAAAACACCGCCGGCTCTCTTTTTGGAGAAGCAGAATACGAAGAGATCAAAGCTCCAATGCCACCGGATGCGGAAGTTTGGAATACTTTGGAGAAATTGGAGAAGGAAATGTCGGTGGCGGGCATTTATTTGAGTGGTCACCCCCTCGATGATTATGAATATGAATTGAAATATGCTGCCAACGCCACCATGGAAACACTGGCACAGCTGCAGGCAAGTGGCGCTCCGGAACGCAAAGTGAGACTCGCAGGATTTGTGAGCAACGTGTCTCATAAAATCAACAAATCCGGTGAAGGATTTGGTAATTTTGTATTGCAGGATCATTTTGGATCTCAAACCGTTTTTCTATTCAAAGAGAACTATCGGAATTTTAAGAATCTGCTGGAACCTGGCTTATGCGTTTTTGTGGAAGGAAGTTTTGGCAAAGACAATTGGAGGCAAAATGAAAGCGAATACCAACTGAGGGTGGAAAAAATTTCACTGCTTTCATCGGCTCTGGAGCAAGTGGCGAAAAAAATAAATATCCTGATCAATATCAAAAGCATCAATCATTCATTTTTAAAAAACTTCAGCGAGCTCATTAAAAATCATAGAGACAAAATGGTGCCCCGGATTATTTTTCTGGATACCGAACAGGAAATAAAATTAAACTATCTGGGTCCAAAAATAAAAGTTCAAATTTCTTCTGATTTTTTAAAAGGTTTGGACGATATGGGAATTAGTTATGTGATCAATCCATGA
- a CDS encoding S8 family serine peptidase yields the protein MILIRFLLIAMVSAGTISLIAQNNIGFVEQTDHGTPIGGMNYRVIEFLKLPDHKMRNMLAGQNIQLLEYLGEMRYLVMIPSLLSENSVSSTYGKLSKLDLSYKLTEEIWLNQPCGIEDRLEKKLMIQHMPGISEHNMTEFADEFGLQPIGYSPKYRIFYAYVNKSRVLELVRESWIQHVSCAPAPGQPEDREGRSMHRVHRVASNGKENLFLTGEGVKVCVRDDGFVGPHIDFKNRITNEVFGGNGTHGDMVSGILCGAGNIDPVIDGMAIGAELYVINYQDDFLDKTLELHQVNGVVITNSSYSNGCNAGYTAITQIVDNQIWENPSLLHVFSAGNSNNLDCGYGAGNQWGNITGGHKIGKNVLTAANLRINADIEGSSSRGPTKDGRLSPHISARGTNQLTTQDGNIYQVGGGTSAASPGVAGVATLLYDAYKQFNNGQNPPSALIKAAIMNTATDIGARGPDFVFGYGVIDAYQAFKTIELKKYQQLTIGHGETQEYTMAVPSGVLQAKFMIYWAERESALGARKVLINDLDMELISPSGTVILPLVPDHRPNPNTLAEEARPGIDSLNNAEQVSIDLPEAGEYKLRVKGKFLPDQNVTYFLLHHFEEAPLTLTFPSGGEKLNNLENIYIHYTSLLPDSVQINFSPNGGRTWTSIRRLPGASRLTNWTVPININSDSCLIEIIQGNRTVRSEYFTIAAAVIGLKVSKYCPGEVTLSWNLGIRDSFQIYTMGEKYMEPLTVTDTNFVSIPITPPLNEWWFSVAGYRDGVLSRRTKAINVPDTLVACSVQNDLALKIRPSWSNRHFVACGSQTIIRPEIFVYNRNVNKVTGFQINYISAGQLVSEQWNLNINYRDSILISLKEGLAIDFEGKKDIPLWVSLQTDENPYNDTAYLSLEIDKIADENGVYPLTETFESPTFPSNWIPRNTIPVSDWNISHEIQANGTIGRVLGYSNPLFSYLGIPIELYSSTVDLTQSTDPYLYFDYAYHKFGGSVGSPDSLYIEVLPVCEGSFAAKRIFYSGHFDIMTVDTSRNRSWVPTAGNNWKKMTFDLSDFVGKKVVINFGFMRGVNGHFYLDNINVNERLDETIPISITRNPEVVCITRSTTFSATADARIGLYRWDFGPNSSPRTANGAGPHNVRFSSIGPRIISLRLVSPTIDIIKTRELSVINAPAPSFQFNIRPDRRTVDFTNLSTFVENVVYDFGDGNSSTQLNPSHTYAGSGMYQVKMTVSNDCGTNSLTRTVDLAGTSSENLNRSFLEIRPNPFGDFVHIQSEQELLFIKIYSVDGRLMFEQKDSNWEKEIKLNTAAFSSGVYFVEIRTSTNTVFKRMIKS from the coding sequence ATGATTTTAATTCGTTTCCTCCTCATTGCAATGGTCAGTGCAGGTACTATCTCTCTTATTGCCCAGAATAATATTGGATTCGTCGAACAAACAGACCATGGTACTCCGATTGGAGGAATGAATTATCGGGTGATTGAGTTTCTCAAACTGCCTGATCACAAAATGAGAAATATGCTGGCAGGCCAAAACATTCAGTTGCTTGAATACCTGGGAGAAATGCGGTATTTAGTCATGATTCCTTCCCTTTTGTCCGAAAATTCTGTTTCTTCCACCTATGGCAAATTGAGCAAATTGGATCTTTCTTATAAGCTGACGGAAGAAATCTGGTTGAATCAGCCGTGTGGGATCGAGGACAGATTGGAGAAAAAATTGATGATTCAACACATGCCTGGAATCTCAGAACATAATATGACTGAATTTGCGGATGAATTCGGCTTACAACCCATCGGCTATTCGCCCAAATACAGAATCTTTTATGCTTATGTCAATAAATCCAGGGTTTTGGAATTGGTCAGGGAGTCCTGGATTCAGCACGTATCATGTGCTCCGGCACCAGGCCAACCCGAAGACCGGGAAGGGAGATCCATGCACAGAGTCCATCGGGTGGCTTCAAACGGCAAGGAAAATTTATTTTTGACCGGAGAAGGGGTAAAAGTTTGTGTCAGAGATGATGGCTTTGTTGGGCCCCACATTGATTTTAAAAACAGAATCACCAACGAAGTATTTGGAGGCAATGGCACCCATGGCGACATGGTCAGCGGTATTTTGTGCGGTGCAGGCAATATTGATCCTGTTATAGATGGTATGGCTATTGGAGCAGAACTTTATGTGATCAATTATCAGGATGACTTTCTGGACAAGACGCTGGAGTTGCACCAGGTGAACGGTGTGGTGATTACCAATTCTTCGTATTCCAATGGATGCAATGCAGGATATACAGCCATCACGCAAATTGTCGACAATCAAATATGGGAGAACCCAAGCCTATTGCATGTATTTTCTGCAGGAAACTCCAATAATTTGGATTGCGGGTATGGTGCAGGCAATCAATGGGGCAATATAACGGGAGGTCACAAAATTGGAAAAAACGTCTTAACAGCCGCCAATTTGAGAATAAACGCAGACATTGAAGGAAGCAGCAGTCGCGGACCGACAAAAGACGGTCGCTTAAGCCCGCATATTTCAGCGAGGGGCACCAATCAGCTGACCACCCAGGATGGAAATATTTATCAGGTAGGAGGAGGTACTTCTGCTGCAAGTCCCGGAGTGGCCGGTGTCGCGACGCTACTCTACGACGCATACAAGCAGTTTAACAATGGCCAGAATCCACCCTCTGCTTTGATTAAAGCGGCCATCATGAATACGGCAACAGACATTGGAGCCAGAGGTCCGGATTTTGTTTTTGGTTATGGTGTCATTGATGCTTATCAGGCCTTCAAGACCATTGAGCTCAAAAAATACCAGCAATTAACCATCGGACATGGCGAAACACAGGAATATACCATGGCAGTGCCGTCAGGAGTTTTGCAGGCAAAGTTTATGATTTACTGGGCTGAAAGGGAATCCGCACTGGGTGCAAGGAAAGTCTTAATTAATGATCTGGACATGGAATTAATCAGTCCCTCAGGTACAGTCATTTTACCTTTGGTTCCCGACCACAGACCCAATCCTAACACACTCGCAGAGGAGGCCCGTCCCGGAATTGATTCTCTCAACAATGCTGAACAGGTGAGCATTGATCTCCCGGAAGCCGGAGAATACAAACTGAGGGTAAAAGGCAAATTCCTGCCGGATCAAAATGTAACTTATTTCTTGTTGCATCATTTTGAAGAAGCACCACTTACACTGACATTTCCTTCTGGAGGAGAGAAGTTAAACAATTTGGAGAATATTTATATTCACTATACTTCTCTATTACCCGATTCCGTACAGATTAACTTTTCCCCAAACGGCGGCAGAACCTGGACCAGTATCCGCAGATTACCGGGTGCTTCAAGATTGACCAATTGGACCGTACCCATTAATATCAATTCGGATTCCTGTCTTATTGAAATCATTCAGGGCAACCGAACTGTCCGATCCGAATATTTTACCATTGCAGCTGCAGTCATTGGCCTGAAGGTCTCCAAATATTGTCCGGGAGAAGTCACATTGAGTTGGAACCTCGGTATCAGGGATAGCTTTCAGATTTATACCATGGGAGAAAAATACATGGAACCACTCACTGTAACAGACACAAATTTTGTAAGCATTCCCATTACACCTCCCCTTAATGAATGGTGGTTTTCAGTGGCTGGATACAGAGATGGTGTATTGTCCAGACGAACCAAGGCAATTAATGTTCCCGACACCTTGGTAGCGTGTAGCGTGCAGAATGATCTGGCACTTAAAATAAGACCATCCTGGAGCAACAGGCATTTTGTGGCTTGCGGGAGTCAGACGATCATTCGACCGGAGATATTTGTGTACAATCGAAACGTCAACAAGGTTACCGGATTTCAGATCAATTACATTTCGGCAGGACAGTTGGTAAGCGAACAATGGAACCTCAATATCAATTACAGGGATTCTATTTTGATTAGCCTGAAAGAAGGATTGGCCATTGATTTTGAAGGAAAGAAAGACATTCCTTTGTGGGTATCGCTTCAGACCGATGAGAATCCTTACAACGACACCGCTTATTTGTCGCTTGAAATTGACAAAATAGCGGATGAAAATGGTGTTTATCCTTTAACCGAAACATTTGAAAGTCCCACATTTCCTTCCAACTGGATCCCACGAAATACAATACCGGTTTCAGATTGGAACATCAGCCATGAAATTCAGGCAAATGGTACAATAGGTCGGGTTTTGGGCTATTCCAATCCATTGTTTAGTTATTTGGGCATACCGATCGAATTGTATTCATCCACGGTTGATTTGACCCAATCAACAGATCCTTATTTGTATTTTGATTACGCCTACCACAAGTTTGGCGGTAGTGTTGGATCTCCCGATTCTCTATATATTGAAGTGTTGCCGGTATGTGAAGGTTCTTTTGCCGCAAAAAGAATTTTTTATTCCGGACATTTTGACATCATGACGGTGGATACCAGCAGAAATAGAAGCTGGGTGCCCACTGCAGGGAATAATTGGAAAAAAATGACCTTCGATCTCTCTGATTTTGTGGGGAAGAAAGTCGTTATCAATTTTGGATTTATGAGAGGGGTAAATGGTCATTTTTACCTGGACAACATCAATGTCAATGAAAGATTGGATGAGACCATTCCGATCAGCATTACCAGAAATCCGGAAGTAGTTTGTATCACCAGGAGTACTACTTTTTCAGCCACAGCTGACGCCCGTATTGGACTTTATCGCTGGGATTTCGGACCTAATTCAAGTCCTCGCACAGCGAATGGTGCAGGACCTCACAATGTTCGTTTTTCTTCCATTGGACCCAGAATTATTTCTTTGAGATTGGTTTCACCCACCATAGACATTATTAAAACAAGGGAGTTGAGTGTGATCAATGCACCGGCGCCAAGTTTTCAATTCAACATAAGACCGGATAGACGGACCGTAGACTTTACGAATCTATCGACCTTTGTTGAGAACGTGGTCTATGATTTTGGAGACGGTAACAGCAGTACCCAATTGAATCCAAGCCATACCTATGCGGGATCAGGTATGTATCAGGTGAAGATGACAGTCTCCAATGATTGCGGGACCAACTCTCTCACTAGAACGGTCGATCTTGCGGGAACCTCCAGTGAGAATTTGAATCGATCTTTCCTCGAAATAAGGCCAAACCCATTTGGTGATTTTGTTCATATTCAATCTGAACAAGAGCTTCTGTTCATCAAAATTTATTCGGTGGATGGCCGATTGATGTTTGAACAAAAAGATTCCAATTGGGAAAAAGAAATAAAGCTCAATACTGCTGCATTTTCAAGTGGAGTTTACTTCGTTGAAATCAGGACTTCAACCAATACGGTGTTCAAAAGAATGATTAAATCCTAA
- a CDS encoding archaeosortase/exosortase family protein translates to MIQYYRNLSPIARFFVHFIILMLLFYSFYYSRFYENYIMPGLLNFEANMAKLFLSVFGVKVEVTGDSIHNQVDGVSIKGGCDGMEATFLYIAAVLSLPLVAAKYKYPALIYGLIILVILNIIRIAGLFLAKIHYPSLFEFLHLHGGVVIFMMISILMWLIWVQWVMGKTKTNT, encoded by the coding sequence ATGATTCAATATTACAGAAACCTATCGCCGATCGCCAGGTTTTTTGTACATTTCATCATCCTGATGCTCTTATTCTACAGTTTTTATTATTCCAGGTTTTACGAGAATTATATCATGCCGGGCCTATTGAATTTTGAAGCCAATATGGCAAAATTGTTTTTGTCAGTGTTCGGTGTTAAAGTGGAAGTAACTGGAGATTCAATTCACAATCAGGTGGATGGCGTTAGCATCAAAGGGGGTTGCGATGGAATGGAAGCCACTTTTTTATACATTGCGGCAGTACTCTCCCTACCATTGGTAGCAGCAAAGTACAAATACCCGGCCTTAATTTATGGTTTGATCATTTTGGTGATCCTCAATATTATTCGCATCGCAGGCCTGTTTTTGGCCAAAATACATTACCCTTCTCTTTTTGAATTCCTGCATTTGCACGGGGGTGTTGTCATTTTTATGATGATCAGTATCCTGATGTGGTTGATTTGGGTACAGTGGGTGATGGGTAAAACAAAAACCAATACATGA
- a CDS encoding 4Fe-4S dicluster domain-containing protein, with translation MAIIITEECINCGACEPECPNNAIYEGGIEWAFSDGTSLQGLYQMESGDEVDVSQKNVPISNDYYYIVPDKCTECTGFHEEPQCAAVCPVDCCVPDPDRVETKEQLMLKKEKLHL, from the coding sequence ATGGCGATTATCATTACTGAAGAATGTATTAACTGCGGAGCCTGTGAGCCTGAATGCCCAAACAATGCCATCTACGAAGGGGGAATCGAATGGGCCTTTTCAGATGGCACCAGCTTGCAGGGTTTGTATCAAATGGAATCCGGTGATGAGGTGGATGTCTCACAAAAAAATGTTCCGATATCCAATGACTATTATTACATCGTTCCGGATAAATGCACGGAATGCACAGGATTCCATGAGGAGCCCCAATGTGCTGCAGTTTGTCCCGTCGATTGTTGTGTTCCGGATCCTGACCGTGTTGAAACAAAGGAGCAGTTGATGCTTAAAAAGGAAAAGTTGCATTTGTAG